One segment of Acidianus sp. HS-5 DNA contains the following:
- the sfsA gene encoding DNA/RNA nuclease SfsA: MLVYEFKEKLHEDFVEERLNRFIVKTKSGRICHLHDPGRLKELIYPGNKILIREKEGRKTNCQVTAAWDGRWVITDSSIHNAIAKVFLPGAKPEVKLGNSRIDFLLCDTYVEVKGCTLVKNGVALFPDAPTERGRRHLEELMKVVEKGMKAKLLVLVMRDDAICFSPNEETDNRFAETFYVSLNKGLEVEVKEFRLEGNKVYYVKDIPLCGKR; encoded by the coding sequence ATGCTAGTTTACGAATTCAAGGAAAAACTTCACGAGGACTTCGTAGAGGAAAGACTAAACAGGTTTATAGTAAAAACCAAGAGCGGGAGAATTTGCCACTTACACGACCCGGGCAGGCTGAAGGAATTAATTTACCCCGGGAATAAAATACTAATAAGGGAAAAGGAAGGTAGGAAAACTAATTGCCAAGTAACTGCAGCATGGGACGGGAGGTGGGTCATAACTGACTCGAGCATACACAACGCAATTGCAAAAGTTTTCCTCCCTGGAGCGAAACCTGAGGTAAAATTGGGGAACAGCAGGATAGATTTCCTCTTGTGTGACACTTACGTTGAGGTTAAAGGTTGCACACTGGTAAAGAATGGAGTTGCCCTCTTTCCCGACGCACCGACTGAGAGGGGTAGGAGGCACCTCGAAGAGTTAATGAAAGTGGTCGAGAAAGGGATGAAGGCTAAGCTCTTAGTCTTGGTAATGAGGGACGACGCAATATGTTTTTCTCCAAATGAAGAAACTGACAATAGGTTCGCCGAAACTTTTTACGTATCACTTAACAAGGGACTGGAAGTTGAGGTAAAGGAATTCCGCCTTGAAGGTAATAAAGTATATTACGTTAAGGACATCCCCCTTTGCGGGAAGCGTTAA
- a CDS encoding PIN domain-containing protein: MAEYIDTNVILSLVEQDANYVRAIKIKGVEGLVTGEITVVELNSFYSRKLKDEVKAKASTLYSLKFSNVEVVEVDWNKLFRKSEYLSPELQLKTLDVLQIASAVLIGVSKFLTFDKDILGKRELIKKYTGIEVSEP; this comes from the coding sequence ATGGCTGAATATATAGACACTAACGTCATACTTTCACTGGTAGAGCAAGACGCTAACTACGTAAGGGCTATAAAGATCAAAGGAGTTGAAGGCTTGGTCACGGGTGAAATAACTGTTGTAGAGCTCAACTCCTTTTACTCTAGGAAGCTTAAGGACGAGGTCAAGGCAAAGGCCTCTACCCTTTACTCTCTAAAGTTCTCTAACGTAGAGGTAGTGGAGGTGGATTGGAATAAGTTGTTTAGGAAGAGTGAATATCTATCTCCGGAGTTACAGTTAAAGACACTCGACGTGTTACAAATAGCTTCGGCAGTGTTGATAGGTGTATCAAAGTTCTTGACTTTCGACAAGGATATATTAGGGAAGAGAGAGCTGATCAAAAAGTATACTGGGATCGAGGTAAGTGAACCGTGA
- a CDS encoding VapB-type antitoxin, whose product MMVTITIKLNEEIARLIDKMIELGIARSKNEAVNMLIEYGKAVVEKRVKEQEEVLMLVNKWLKEGFPYKGLDTSDLREERYG is encoded by the coding sequence ATTATGGTAACTATTACAATTAAGCTGAACGAGGAGATAGCCAGGCTAATAGACAAGATGATAGAGTTAGGCATTGCTAGATCTAAAAATGAAGCTGTTAATATGTTGATAGAATATGGTAAAGCTGTAGTGGAGAAAAGGGTAAAAGAGCAAGAGGAAGTTTTAATGCTGGTAAATAAATGGCTTAAGGAGGGGTTCCCGTATAAGGGACTTGATACTTCAGACCTAAGGGAAGAAAGGTATGGCTGA
- a CDS encoding transposase, with product MSRNLRLKSFQPEEEYIYLTYSIKNDKKEESRTLLENYKVLLQKILDWLWERTKVERKEVKKGKKVLTKVKITLPKKKEVYKGLRDELERINVLASHYVDKAINDAYSILKSWERRAEKGQASLRKPTLKKVYVRVKSTLRKVEGESVRVTVKPYEYITFSWSHAWFSKRVKRLELGEPIIKEDRVYLPFRYKLPWSTPLNFLAIDSNLYTLDTYDKEKFITFSIKELYSIKYGMELKRAKVQSFASKHGRKGKELLKKYSHRERNRVLDYANKFVNKLLEMYPLTLFAIEKLNKQSMFEDATDSLSKKISRTVWRTLHNVLKYKAPFYGSFVKEVNPYLTSKSCPRCGWVSRKVGRTFRCERCGFTLDRQLNASLNIYLKMCGFPHIRDIPQVWVGVIPLKGRRGVKGAMPRDFGEAQGLRIDMKYYEIL from the coding sequence GTGTCGAGGAACTTAAGGCTTAAATCATTCCAACCAGAAGAGGAGTATATTTACCTAACGTACTCCATAAAGAACGATAAGAAGGAGGAGAGCAGGACATTATTAGAGAACTACAAAGTCCTACTACAAAAGATATTAGACTGGTTGTGGGAGAGGACTAAGGTAGAGAGGAAGGAAGTTAAGAAGGGTAAGAAAGTACTTACAAAGGTGAAAATAACCTTACCTAAGAAGAAGGAGGTATACAAGGGGTTAAGGGATGAACTAGAGAGGATTAACGTCCTAGCTTCGCATTACGTTGATAAGGCAATAAACGATGCTTACTCAATCCTGAAGAGTTGGGAGAGGAGGGCTGAGAAGGGGCAAGCATCACTTAGGAAACCCACGTTAAAGAAGGTTTATGTTAGGGTAAAATCGACGCTGAGAAAGGTGGAGGGCGAGTCAGTTAGGGTAACTGTTAAACCTTACGAGTACATTACATTTTCATGGTCACACGCATGGTTCTCTAAAAGAGTTAAGAGACTCGAACTCGGTGAGCCTATAATTAAGGAGGACAGAGTTTACCTACCGTTCCGTTATAAATTACCTTGGAGTACTCCGCTCAACTTCCTAGCAATTGATAGCAACCTTTACACATTAGACACTTATGATAAAGAGAAGTTCATAACATTCTCTATAAAGGAGTTGTATAGTATAAAGTATGGAATGGAGTTGAAGAGGGCAAAAGTTCAGTCTTTTGCTTCAAAACATGGCAGAAAAGGTAAGGAGTTGCTGAAGAAGTACTCTCACCGTGAAAGGAACAGAGTTCTAGACTACGCCAACAAGTTCGTAAACAAACTCTTGGAAATGTATCCTCTGACTCTTTTCGCTATAGAGAAGTTAAATAAACAATCAATGTTTGAGGATGCTACTGACTCCCTCTCAAAGAAGATATCGAGGACTGTGTGGAGGACTTTACACAATGTGCTTAAATACAAGGCTCCTTTTTACGGTTCATTTGTTAAAGAAGTGAACCCATACCTCACATCTAAGTCCTGTCCCAGATGTGGATGGGTTTCCCGAAAGGTCGGCAGGACTTTTAGGTGTGAAAGGTGTGGGTTCACGCTAGATAGACAGTTGAATGCGTCCCTGAACATCTACCTCAAGATGTGCGGGTTCCCCCACATCCGTGATATTCCGCAGGTGTGGGTTGGGGTTATCCCGCTAAAGGGGCGGAGAGGAGTGAAGGGGGCAATGCCCCGTGACTTTGGTGAAGCCCAAGGGCTGAGGATTGATATGAAATATTATGAAATCCTATGA
- a CDS encoding IS607 family transposase, translating to MLRPKEVCQRLGISYATLREYVKKGYIKPVILQSGKWRFREEDVEKLMGIVKKRKVILYARVSSNTQRDDLINQVKYLEENVKDYDQVITDIESGLNMKRKGFLKLLRMVLNNEVAKVVIAYPDRLVRFGFEILEEVCDAHNCEIVVLNNEDKTPEQELIEDLVSILVSFSGKLYGTRSHKYEKVKKCVEELKA from the coding sequence ATGCTAAGACCCAAAGAAGTCTGCCAACGTCTAGGGATATCCTATGCAACTCTTAGAGAATACGTTAAGAAGGGTTATATTAAGCCAGTAATACTACAGAGCGGAAAATGGAGGTTCAGAGAAGAAGATGTAGAGAAATTAATGGGGATTGTTAAAAAGAGGAAAGTGATCCTTTATGCTAGAGTATCATCAAACACACAAAGAGACGACTTAATAAACCAAGTAAAATACCTAGAGGAGAACGTTAAGGACTACGACCAGGTAATAACGGACATAGAATCTGGACTAAATATGAAGAGGAAGGGATTCCTCAAGTTATTGAGGATGGTACTGAACAATGAAGTGGCAAAGGTAGTCATTGCATACCCAGACAGACTAGTTAGGTTCGGTTTTGAAATCCTTGAAGAAGTGTGCGATGCACATAACTGCGAAATAGTAGTGTTAAACAATGAGGACAAAACACCAGAACAAGAGTTGATAGAGGACCTGGTCTCAATCCTAGTCTCCTTTAGCGGGAAGTTGTACGGTACGAGGAGCCATAAGTATGAAAAGGTGAAGAAGTGTGTCGAGGAACTTAAGGCTTAA
- a CDS encoding RNA-guided endonuclease TnpB family protein produces MARRVRNPIRATVSMKIGSSDSLLAFVNRYVKALRYSLFWLKENVKNPGEKGVLSKVHEGLYEKLKTEFQLPSKVAQDCYREALSIYKGWYNNPNRGRFPRVYKPTVWLTPKLSYSLDLERMVVIIINIGELPILGYPRNLRDYITWNMKEARLTIRGGKAFLKVVFEKAGEKVEPNGSVAVDINMNEIVVGNDDTNYIRIPTRLQEAHHWKSLAEHLQKKYHKRWRNNKKILYRIHSFHAKAKRIMEDYARKVGKWVVEVAKLLGANVVKLEDLTNMIKNVDRLPPEFRDKLYLMQYRRVQYWIEWQAKKNGLSVKYVNPRYSSVKCPKCGKKMKEVGHRWFKCPHCGYENDRDVIAIMNLNGRGSLTLSTVPQVRDVRANR; encoded by the coding sequence ATGGCTAGGAGGGTGAGAAATCCAATCAGAGCTACAGTTTCGATGAAGATTGGCTCATCTGACTCCCTCCTAGCCTTCGTCAACAGATATGTGAAGGCTCTGCGTTATTCGTTGTTCTGGCTAAAAGAGAACGTTAAGAACCCAGGAGAGAAAGGAGTACTTTCAAAAGTCCACGAAGGACTTTATGAGAAGCTAAAAACGGAGTTCCAACTACCTTCAAAGGTAGCCCAAGACTGCTATAGGGAAGCACTCTCAATATATAAAGGATGGTATAATAACCCTAACAGGGGACGCTTTCCAAGAGTATATAAACCAACTGTATGGCTAACGCCTAAGCTGAGCTATAGCCTAGACCTAGAGAGGATGGTTGTGATAATAATAAATATCGGCGAACTACCTATTCTTGGTTATCCCAGAAACCTCAGAGACTACATTACTTGGAACATGAAGGAAGCGAGACTAACAATTAGAGGTGGCAAGGCTTTCTTAAAGGTAGTTTTTGAGAAGGCGGGAGAGAAGGTAGAACCTAATGGGTCGGTAGCAGTAGATATCAACATGAACGAGATCGTAGTGGGTAATGACGATACCAACTATATTAGGATCCCTACACGCCTCCAAGAGGCTCATCATTGGAAGTCTCTAGCTGAACATCTTCAGAAAAAGTACCATAAGAGGTGGAGAAACAATAAGAAGATACTCTACAGGATCCATTCGTTCCACGCAAAGGCTAAACGCATTATGGAGGATTATGCCAGAAAAGTAGGTAAATGGGTTGTTGAGGTAGCGAAGTTACTGGGTGCTAACGTCGTAAAGTTAGAGGACTTGACTAACATGATAAAGAACGTAGACAGGCTGCCTCCAGAGTTTAGGGATAAATTATACTTGATGCAGTATCGTAGGGTTCAATATTGGATTGAATGGCAGGCTAAGAAGAACGGTTTATCAGTCAAGTATGTTAACCCTAGGTACTCTTCAGTTAAATGTCCTAAGTGTGGTAAAAAGATGAAAGAGGTCGGACACAGGTGGTTTAAGTGTCCTCATTGCGGTTATGAGAACGACCGTGACGTAATTGCAATTATGAACCTCAATGGGAGGGGGTCTCTGACCCTCTCGACTGTCCCTCAGGTGAGAGATGTAAGAGCGAATCGATGA